In one Haloplanus salinus genomic region, the following are encoded:
- a CDS encoding acetylglutamate/acetylaminoadipate kinase: protein MTVVVKIGGAKAVDPAGAVTDIAGLVDDGEPVAVVHGGSTAVDDVLSRLGIDPTYVETPGGVVGRFTDEATMEAFTMAMGRVNSDLVATFREAGVDAVGLSGVDGGLVTGPRKSAVRVVEDGTKKIKRGDHSGKIESVNADLLEALLGDGYTPVVGPPMLADDGVAVNTDADRVAAAVAGALGATLVVLTDVAGVYADPDDPSTLIESVTTPAEYDALTDAAEGFMTKKVMAATEALESGASEVIVADANADAPVTAALGESGTHIRPNALEGP, encoded by the coding sequence ATGACGGTCGTGGTGAAAATCGGCGGCGCGAAGGCCGTCGATCCCGCGGGTGCCGTCACGGACATCGCGGGCCTCGTCGACGACGGCGAGCCCGTCGCCGTCGTCCATGGCGGCTCCACCGCCGTCGACGACGTGCTTTCCCGGCTGGGAATCGATCCCACGTACGTCGAGACACCGGGCGGCGTCGTCGGTCGGTTCACGGACGAGGCGACGATGGAGGCGTTCACGATGGCGATGGGTCGCGTGAACAGCGACCTCGTCGCGACGTTCCGCGAGGCGGGCGTCGACGCCGTCGGTCTCTCGGGGGTCGACGGCGGCCTCGTCACCGGCCCGCGGAAGTCCGCGGTCCGCGTGGTCGAGGACGGCACGAAGAAGATCAAACGCGGCGATCACTCGGGGAAGATCGAGTCGGTGAACGCCGACCTGCTGGAGGCGTTACTGGGCGACGGTTACACGCCCGTCGTGGGGCCGCCGATGCTCGCCGACGACGGCGTGGCGGTCAACACGGACGCCGACCGCGTGGCCGCGGCGGTGGCGGGCGCCCTCGGCGCGACGCTGGTCGTCCTCACCGACGTGGCGGGCGTCTACGCCGATCCGGACGACCCGTCGACCCTGATCGAGTCGGTGACGACGCCCGCGGAGTACGACGCACTCACCGACGCTGCGGAGGGGTTCATGACGAAGAAGGTCATGGCCGCCACCGAGGCCCTGGAGTCGGGGGCGAGCGAGGTGATCGTCGCCGACGCCAACGCCGACGCGCCCGTCACGGCAGCACTGGGGGAAAGCGGTACACACATTCGTCCGAATGCATTAGAAGGGCCATGA
- a CDS encoding aspartate aminotransferase family protein, giving the protein MSGFVFSEKPIGIERGEGATLYADDGTEYLDFGASYAVTPVGHCHPRVVDAVKAQVEDLMYVQASYPVEARTELYEKLATVSPPGLDNVWLCNSGTEANEAAIKFARNATGRSKIVATRRGFHGRTLGALAMTWKDKYKKPFEPLIDGVEFVSYGDSEELAEAVDEETAAVFLEPIQGEGGIHPADEGYLHAARSLTRKAGAALVFDEIQTGVGRTGTLWACERSQVSPDILTTAKGIASGLPLGATVCADWIADADPEHGSTFSGGPVVCAAANATLDVVVEEDLPTRAADVGSYLMESIEAADLPIREVRGEGLMIGLEVKRGSNRLLRDLALNEQVLALPAGRTVLRLLPPLTIGEEHADRFVESLEAVL; this is encoded by the coding sequence ATGAGCGGGTTCGTCTTCTCGGAGAAACCCATCGGTATCGAACGCGGGGAAGGGGCCACCCTCTACGCCGACGACGGCACGGAGTACCTCGACTTCGGCGCGAGCTACGCCGTCACGCCGGTCGGCCACTGCCACCCGCGGGTCGTCGACGCCGTGAAAGCGCAGGTCGAGGACCTCATGTACGTCCAGGCGTCATACCCCGTCGAAGCGCGGACGGAGCTGTACGAGAAACTGGCGACGGTGTCGCCGCCGGGGCTCGACAACGTCTGGCTCTGTAACTCGGGCACCGAGGCGAACGAGGCGGCGATCAAGTTCGCGCGCAACGCCACGGGACGGAGCAAGATCGTCGCCACGCGGCGTGGCTTCCACGGCCGGACCCTCGGCGCCCTCGCGATGACGTGGAAGGACAAGTACAAGAAGCCGTTCGAACCCCTGATCGACGGCGTCGAGTTCGTCTCCTACGGGGACAGCGAGGAACTCGCCGAAGCGGTGGACGAGGAGACGGCCGCCGTGTTCCTCGAACCCATCCAGGGCGAAGGCGGCATCCACCCCGCCGACGAGGGGTATCTACACGCGGCGCGGTCGCTCACCCGGAAGGCCGGCGCCGCCCTCGTCTTCGACGAGATTCAGACCGGCGTCGGCCGCACGGGGACGCTCTGGGCCTGCGAGCGCTCCCAAGTGTCGCCGGACATCCTCACGACGGCCAAGGGCATCGCCAGCGGGCTTCCCCTCGGCGCGACGGTATGTGCGGACTGGATCGCCGACGCCGATCCCGAACACGGCTCGACGTTCAGCGGCGGGCCGGTCGTCTGTGCGGCCGCCAACGCCACCCTCGACGTCGTCGTCGAGGAGGACCTCCCGACGCGGGCCGCCGACGTCGGGAGTTACCTCATGGAGTCTATCGAGGCCGCCGACCTGCCGATCCGCGAGGTTCGGGGAGAGGGGCTGATGATCGGGCTGGAGGTGAAGCGGGGGTCGAACCGCCTGCTCCGTGACCTCGCGCTGAACGAGCAGGTGCTCGCGCTCCCCGCCGGGCGGACGGTGCTTCGTCTGCTGCCGCCGCTGACCATCGGCGAAGAGCACGCCGACCGGTTCGTCGAATCGCTGGAGGCGGTGTTATGA
- a CDS encoding [LysW]-lysine hydrolase: protein MTASEEALSDVSGAELTEARRLLVDLVSTPSPSGEETEAAERLVDFFEAHGREARIDEVGNVHAPADDAVLLTSHIDTVPGDIPVEIRDEGEGEELWGRGSVDATGPLSAMAVAAVETGVSFLGVVGEEVDSRGSRHVIESDRPEPGAVVNGEPSGWTGITLGYRGLLAGTYVATSESGHTSRPENNAIQDAMDWWSRVEEEFDPDEYLPVFERVTCKPTELEGGPSADGLSVEATLEVQFRVPPKYTVDDVREMADGQLDIGTVHWYDHVPPVMQSPRTDAARAFRAAIREAGGEPRLLRKTGTADMNVFASAWDCPMVTYGPGDSDLDHAPNEHLSLAEYDRSIEVLIDACHRLR from the coding sequence ATGACCGCGAGCGAGGAAGCACTGTCCGACGTGAGCGGCGCGGAGCTGACCGAGGCACGGCGGCTGCTGGTCGACCTCGTCTCCACTCCCTCGCCGTCGGGCGAGGAGACCGAAGCCGCCGAGCGCCTCGTCGACTTCTTCGAGGCCCACGGCCGCGAGGCCCGGATCGACGAGGTGGGCAACGTCCACGCGCCGGCCGACGACGCCGTCCTCCTGACCTCCCACATCGACACCGTGCCGGGCGACATCCCGGTCGAGATTCGGGACGAGGGGGAGGGAGAGGAACTCTGGGGACGGGGGAGCGTCGACGCCACCGGCCCGCTCTCGGCGATGGCCGTCGCCGCCGTCGAGACGGGCGTGAGCTTCCTCGGCGTCGTCGGCGAGGAAGTCGACTCCCGTGGCTCTCGACACGTGATCGAGAGTGACCGCCCGGAGCCCGGCGCCGTCGTCAACGGCGAGCCGAGCGGATGGACGGGCATCACGCTCGGGTATCGTGGCCTGCTGGCGGGGACGTACGTCGCCACCAGCGAGTCGGGCCACACCTCCCGGCCGGAGAACAACGCGATTCAGGACGCGATGGACTGGTGGTCGCGGGTCGAAGAGGAGTTCGACCCCGACGAGTACCTCCCGGTCTTCGAGCGAGTGACCTGCAAACCGACGGAGCTCGAAGGGGGCCCCAGCGCGGACGGTCTCTCCGTCGAGGCGACGCTGGAGGTGCAGTTCCGCGTGCCGCCGAAGTACACCGTCGACGACGTACGGGAGATGGCGGACGGCCAGCTCGACATCGGCACCGTCCACTGGTACGATCACGTCCCGCCGGTGATGCAGAGCCCCCGTACCGACGCTGCGCGGGCGTTCCGCGCCGCAATCCGGGAGGCGGGTGGCGAGCCGCGTCTCCTCCGGAAGACGGGGACGGCGGACATGAACGTCTTCGCGTCCGCCTGGGACTGCCCGATGGTTACGTACGGTCCCGGCGATTCGGATCTGGATCACGCGCCGAACGAGCACCTGTCCCTCGCGGAGTACGACCGCTCCATCGAGGTGTTGATCGACGCCTGTCACCGATTACGATGA
- the argF gene encoding ornithine carbamoyltransferase: protein MIEATDVLDVDDLTAGDLETVLDRAAAIKAGEDENELTRRTLAMVFEKPSTRTRTSFETAMTRLGGHAIFLGPDDIHLGSGEPVKDTARALAGYADAIMARLFDHADAEELAAYADVPVINGLTDDAHPCQTLADLLTVRERFDGFDDVTVAWVGDGNNVAQSFVLGAALADLDLTVTTPPEYGVDDDVLDRAAELGRTPRVVDDPGAAVADADVVYTDVWVSMGEEDVREEKLRAFEGYQLNADLLAGNDALVMHCLPAHRGEEVTDEVVESDRSIVWQQAENRLHAQAGLLVELLA from the coding sequence ATGATCGAAGCGACCGACGTCCTCGACGTGGACGACCTCACGGCCGGGGACTTGGAGACGGTGTTGGACCGTGCGGCGGCTATCAAGGCCGGCGAGGACGAAAACGAGTTGACTCGCCGGACGCTCGCGATGGTGTTCGAGAAGCCGAGCACGCGCACCCGCACGTCGTTCGAGACGGCGATGACCCGGCTGGGCGGGCACGCCATCTTCCTCGGCCCGGACGACATCCACCTCGGCAGCGGCGAACCCGTCAAAGACACCGCCCGCGCGCTCGCGGGCTACGCCGACGCCATCATGGCGCGGCTGTTCGACCACGCCGACGCCGAGGAACTCGCCGCATACGCCGACGTGCCCGTGATCAACGGGCTGACCGACGACGCCCACCCCTGTCAGACGCTCGCGGACCTGCTGACGGTCCGCGAGCGATTCGACGGGTTCGACGACGTGACCGTCGCGTGGGTGGGCGACGGCAACAACGTCGCGCAGTCGTTCGTCCTCGGGGCGGCGCTCGCCGACCTCGACCTCACGGTGACGACGCCGCCAGAGTACGGCGTCGACGACGACGTGCTGGATCGGGCAGCGGAGCTGGGGCGGACGCCCCGCGTCGTCGACGACCCCGGGGCGGCCGTCGCCGACGCGGACGTCGTCTACACCGACGTGTGGGTGTCGATGGGCGAGGAGGACGTGCGCGAGGAGAAGCTACGGGCGTTCGAGGGATACCAATTGAACGCCGACCTCCTCGCCGGCAACGACGCCTTGGTGATGCACTGCCTGCCCGCCCATCGCGGCGAGGAGGTCACCGACGAGGTGGTCGAGAGCGACCGGTCGATCGTCTGGCAGCAGGCCGAGAACCGCCTGCACGCGCAGGCGGGCTTGCTGGTCGAGTTGCTGGCGTAG
- a CDS encoding DUF4242 domain-containing protein, with amino-acid sequence MPLYMDVHRNVDASVEDVVEAHKKDVETQEKHGVKYLNYWVDEDEGAVFCLFEGPSKEAGEKVHREAHGLTADEIFEVEQGE; translated from the coding sequence ATGCCACTCTACATGGACGTCCACAGAAACGTGGATGCGAGCGTCGAGGACGTCGTAGAAGCTCACAAGAAAGACGTCGAAACCCAGGAGAAACACGGTGTGAAATATCTGAACTACTGGGTGGACGAGGACGAAGGAGCAGTCTTCTGTCTGTTCGAAGGCCCCAGCAAGGAGGCGGGTGAGAAAGTCCACCGCGAAGCCCACGGACTCACTGCGGACGAAATCTTCGAGGTCGAACAGGGGGAGTGA
- a CDS encoding alpha/beta fold hydrolase, whose amino-acid sequence MTLENRHLANEYYTQAEHGDFDLFDLGDFELASGQRIPDCKLAYQTHGKLNQKKDNAIVFPHMYSGTHRDMEMYVGEDMAIDPKEYFVIMPNQLGNGLSTSPHNTPPRDGGMGNFPDVNIEDDIRAQHRLVTEEFGIEELELVLGWSMGAQQTYEWAVRFPEMVKRAAPIAGTAKVTPHDKLFIDAHMETIRSDPAWNDGFYDDPHAVVTGLKRHARIWSVMGLCTQFYHDEERAWERAGFTSVEDLVANFWEDWFLRMDPNDLLTMAKKWQNGDVSRNTDGDLAAALGRIEAKTFVMPFEEDMFFPVSDCAHEESMIPDSELRPIPSLWGHFTMFGVFEEDKQAIDDHIRELLETPV is encoded by the coding sequence GCGGATTCCGGACTGTAAACTGGCGTATCAGACCCACGGGAAGCTGAACCAGAAGAAGGACAACGCCATCGTCTTCCCACACATGTACTCGGGCACCCACCGGGACATGGAGATGTACGTGGGTGAGGACATGGCCATCGACCCGAAGGAGTACTTCGTCATCATGCCCAACCAACTGGGCAACGGGCTCTCCACGTCGCCGCACAACACGCCGCCACGGGACGGCGGCATGGGCAACTTCCCGGACGTGAACATCGAGGACGACATCCGCGCCCAGCACCGACTGGTCACCGAGGAGTTCGGCATCGAGGAACTGGAGCTCGTGCTCGGCTGGTCGATGGGCGCCCAGCAGACCTACGAGTGGGCGGTTCGGTTCCCGGAGATGGTCAAACGCGCCGCGCCCATCGCCGGGACGGCGAAGGTGACGCCCCACGACAAGTTGTTCATCGACGCCCACATGGAGACCATCCGGTCCGATCCGGCGTGGAACGACGGCTTCTACGACGACCCGCACGCGGTCGTCACGGGTCTCAAGCGCCACGCCCGGATCTGGTCGGTGATGGGGCTCTGTACGCAGTTCTACCACGACGAGGAGCGCGCCTGGGAGCGGGCCGGCTTCACGTCCGTCGAGGATCTGGTGGCCAACTTCTGGGAGGACTGGTTCCTGCGAATGGACCCGAACGACCTCCTGACGATGGCGAAAAAGTGGCAGAACGGGGACGTGAGCCGGAACACCGACGGCGACTTGGCGGCCGCGCTCGGCCGCATCGAGGCCAAGACGTTCGTCATGCCGTTCGAGGAGGACATGTTCTTCCCCGTCAGCGACTGCGCCCACGAGGAGTCGATGATCCCGGACAGCGAACTGCGACCCATCCCCAGTCTCTGGGGCCACTTCACGATGTTCGGGGTCTTCGAGGAGGACAAGCAGGCCATCGACGACCACATCCGGGAGCTACTGGAGACGCCGGTCTAA